The Daucus carota subsp. sativus chromosome 2, DH1 v3.0, whole genome shotgun sequence genome includes a window with the following:
- the LOC108192687 gene encoding probable polygalacturonase isoform X1: MEWHLMLRALASPIGPTDWNEALDIIAYGSHEQDNAHWEVVDALPSYGRGIELPGGRYRSLITGNNLVDVVITGDNGTIDSQGSVGGSTSVLIV, encoded by the exons ATGGAATGGCATTTGATGCTGAGAGCACTTGCCAGTCCTATTGGTCCCAcagactggaatgaagctctgGATATAATTGCTTATGGTTCTCATGAGCAG GATAATGCTCACTGGGAGGTTGTTGACGCCTTACCATCATATGGACGAGGTATTGAACTTCCTGGTGGTAGGTATCGAAGCCTGATTACAGGAAATAATCTAGTCGATGTTGTAATTACAG GTGACAATGGGACTATAGATAGCCAGGGTTCCGTTGGTGGGAGCACTTCAGTTCTCATTGTTTAA
- the LOC108192687 gene encoding probable polygalacturonase isoform X2, whose protein sequence is MEWHLMLRALASPIGPTDWNEALDIIAYGSHEQDNAHWEVVDALPSYGRGIELPGGRYRSLITGNNLVDVVITGYQWT, encoded by the exons ATGGAATGGCATTTGATGCTGAGAGCACTTGCCAGTCCTATTGGTCCCAcagactggaatgaagctctgGATATAATTGCTTATGGTTCTCATGAGCAG GATAATGCTCACTGGGAGGTTGTTGACGCCTTACCATCATATGGACGAGGTATTGAACTTCCTGGTGGTAGGTATCGAAGCCTGATTACAGGAAATAATCTAGTCGATGTTGTAATTACAG GGTATCAATGGACTTGA